A genomic window from Halorubrum lacusprofundi ATCC 49239 includes:
- a CDS encoding long-chain fatty acid--CoA ligase: MPGGHSQTLRPFLWRAERLYPDTEIVSRTHEGRTRHTYAEYADRTAQLANALDEYGIERGDRVATFCWNHTRHFETYFGVPSTGAQLHTINPLLPDEHIQYIVDDAADEIVFVDASLAPKLAGAADGAAEFDDVDFVSMGSSEIDALDATPYEEFIADQPTDYDWPDLDSDQPAGLCYTSGTTGKPKGVEYTQSMLWSHTMASQTPQGIPMEDSDVVMPVVPMFHVNAWGMPFTATAAGAKHVYPGPSPDPADLAALIEEEGVTVSAGVPTVWLGLQEYITGGNDVDLSTLDTVIVGGAAAPRSMIEWYDDRGVEVLHAWGMTELSPIGTVSHLTSDLRDADYETQVDKRSKQGLVVPGLEFEVIDENDEEIPWDGEAFGELRIRGPWVTQEYFARPDASEEGFEDGWLKTGDVVTVDEDGYIQLVDRTKDVIKSGGEWISSVELENAIMAYDGVSEATVVGVPHERWQERPVAFVVAADGVDREALVEEIEAGLREDYPKWWVPDAVEFIDEVPKTATGKFSKKDLREQYADQSLVEGSVPKNDAPEQE; encoded by the coding sequence ATGCCCGGTGGACACTCCCAGACGCTTCGACCGTTCCTGTGGCGCGCCGAACGACTGTACCCCGACACCGAGATCGTCTCCCGGACTCACGAGGGGCGGACGCGGCACACGTACGCTGAGTACGCTGACCGAACCGCACAGCTCGCGAACGCGCTCGACGAGTACGGGATCGAACGCGGCGACAGGGTTGCGACGTTCTGCTGGAACCACACCCGCCACTTCGAGACGTACTTCGGCGTCCCGAGCACCGGCGCGCAGCTCCACACGATCAACCCGCTTCTACCCGACGAGCATATCCAGTACATCGTCGACGACGCCGCCGACGAGATTGTCTTCGTCGACGCATCGCTGGCGCCGAAACTCGCCGGCGCCGCCGATGGCGCCGCGGAGTTCGACGACGTCGACTTCGTCTCCATGGGCTCGTCAGAGATCGACGCGCTTGATGCCACACCGTACGAGGAGTTCATCGCTGACCAACCGACCGACTACGACTGGCCCGACCTCGACAGCGACCAGCCCGCCGGCCTCTGTTACACCTCCGGGACGACGGGGAAGCCGAAGGGCGTTGAGTACACCCAGTCGATGCTGTGGAGCCACACGATGGCCTCCCAGACGCCACAGGGGATCCCGATGGAGGACTCCGACGTGGTCATGCCAGTTGTCCCCATGTTCCACGTCAACGCGTGGGGGATGCCGTTCACCGCGACCGCGGCGGGCGCGAAACACGTCTATCCGGGGCCGTCGCCGGACCCGGCCGACCTTGCGGCGCTGATCGAGGAAGAGGGCGTGACCGTCTCCGCGGGCGTCCCGACGGTGTGGCTCGGCCTCCAGGAGTACATCACGGGGGGCAACGACGTGGACCTCTCGACGCTCGACACCGTGATCGTCGGCGGCGCGGCTGCGCCGCGGTCGATGATCGAGTGGTACGACGACCGGGGCGTCGAGGTGCTCCACGCGTGGGGGATGACTGAGCTGTCGCCGATCGGCACCGTCTCGCACCTCACCTCGGACCTGCGCGACGCCGACTACGAGACGCAGGTCGACAAGCGCTCGAAACAGGGACTCGTCGTCCCCGGATTGGAGTTCGAGGTGATCGATGAGAACGACGAGGAGATTCCGTGGGACGGCGAGGCGTTCGGCGAGCTCCGGATCCGCGGCCCGTGGGTCACTCAAGAGTACTTCGCACGCCCCGACGCCAGCGAGGAGGGGTTCGAAGACGGCTGGCTGAAGACTGGCGACGTGGTCACCGTCGACGAGGACGGCTACATCCAGCTCGTTGACCGGACGAAAGACGTGATCAAGTCGGGCGGCGAGTGGATCTCCAGTGTCGAGTTGGAGAACGCGATTATGGCCTACGACGGCGTCAGCGAGGCGACCGTGGTCGGCGTCCCGCACGAGCGCTGGCAGGAGCGCCCGGTCGCGTTCGTCGTCGCGGCCGACGGTGTCGACCGCGAGGCGCTCGTCGAGGAAATCGAGGCCGGACTCCGCGAGGACTACCCGAAATGGTGGGTACCGGACGCGGTGGAGTTCATCGACGAGGTGCCCAAGACCGCCACCGGTAAGTTCTCGAAAAAGGACCTCCGGGAACAGTACGCCGACCAGTCGCTCGTGGAGGGGTCCGTTCCGAAAAACGACGCGCCCGAACAGGAGTAG
- a CDS encoding DUF5807 family protein has translation MSNLDEFLAGERLDDVVFYLSDAYLDDDSRLRNVGTETDGGVRLILDGETGRSAFQAGTGMGAMEFAKTAMGAEGEIARLLDDGACPFTEENPDDDHEIRFIFAFAEAQNEEVGGLYAEGDVIHAYAHCTCGESYSHKWVIGDRDGE, from the coding sequence ATGAGCAACCTCGACGAGTTCCTCGCGGGCGAGCGGCTCGACGACGTGGTCTTCTACCTGAGCGACGCGTATCTCGACGACGACTCCCGGCTCCGCAACGTCGGCACTGAGACTGACGGTGGGGTTCGGCTGATCCTCGACGGGGAGACCGGTCGGTCCGCGTTTCAGGCCGGAACCGGTATGGGCGCGATGGAGTTCGCGAAGACGGCGATGGGCGCCGAAGGCGAGATCGCGCGATTGCTCGACGACGGGGCGTGTCCGTTCACCGAGGAGAATCCCGACGACGATCACGAGATCCGGTTCATCTTCGCGTTCGCGGAGGCGCAAAATGAGGAAGTCGGCGGGCTCTACGCCGAGGGCGACGTGATCCACGCGTACGCCCACTGCACCTGTGGGGAGAGCTACTCGCACAAGTGGGTCATCGGCGACCGCGACGGCGAATAG
- a CDS encoding molybdopterin-dependent oxidoreductase, translating to MDVRSRIGGALDRLEPPPRAVDWSLFAFVVAEAMTGLVSFTVGVPEGWPLFWLHRALGIGIVALLAWKLARVGRRLTDPSLWRRSTALSVLTLVAALGTLATGIVWVFGLDVRLSYWTLLSVHVGFGLALVPLVAAHAATRFRLPRRVDFERRRTAIRYTVLLAAGAATYRLQQAANDALDTAGSDRRFTGSQPREGEGNGAFPITSWVADDPDPIDREPYRLMVDGLVVDPIALNASDLAAGHETEALLDCTSGWYTVQEWGGIRVGDLLDAAGGVAAAGETPGADSDREPAYVRFTSVTGYRWSLPIEEAEDALLATHVGGERLSHGHGAPARLVAPDRRGFQWVKWVTRVEVRSEYDLGQWVVTLVSGFE from the coding sequence ATGGACGTGAGATCCCGGATCGGTGGGGCGCTCGACCGGCTGGAGCCGCCGCCGCGCGCGGTCGACTGGTCACTTTTCGCGTTCGTCGTCGCCGAGGCGATGACCGGGCTCGTCTCGTTCACCGTCGGCGTCCCCGAGGGATGGCCGCTGTTCTGGCTCCACCGCGCGCTCGGGATCGGGATCGTCGCACTGCTCGCGTGGAAACTCGCGCGTGTCGGCCGTCGGCTCACGGATCCGAGCCTGTGGCGGCGGTCGACCGCGCTGTCAGTCCTGACGCTCGTCGCCGCGCTCGGCACGCTTGCGACCGGGATCGTCTGGGTGTTCGGGCTCGACGTGCGACTCTCCTACTGGACCCTCCTCTCCGTCCACGTCGGGTTCGGCCTCGCGCTCGTCCCGCTTGTAGCCGCGCACGCGGCGACTCGGTTCCGGCTCCCGCGACGGGTCGACTTCGAGCGGCGGCGCACCGCGATACGCTACACCGTCCTGCTGGCCGCGGGCGCGGCGACGTACCGCCTCCAGCAGGCCGCCAACGACGCGCTCGACACGGCCGGCTCCGACCGGAGATTCACCGGGTCACAGCCGCGGGAGGGCGAGGGGAACGGCGCGTTCCCGATCACCTCGTGGGTCGCCGACGACCCCGACCCGATCGACCGAGAACCCTACCGACTGATGGTCGACGGACTCGTCGTCGACCCGATCGCCCTCAACGCCAGCGACCTCGCCGCGGGCCACGAGACGGAGGCCCTGCTCGACTGCACCAGCGGCTGGTACACGGTCCAAGAGTGGGGCGGGATCCGCGTCGGCGACCTCCTCGACGCGGCCGGCGGGGTCGCGGCCGCGGGGGAAACCCCCGGTGCGGATTCCGACCGCGAGCCGGCATACGTCCGGTTCACGTCCGTGACGGGCTACCGCTGGAGCCTCCCGATCGAGGAGGCCGAGGACGCGCTGCTCGCAACGCACGTGGGCGGCGAGCGCCTCTCGCACGGGCACGGCGCGCCCGCTCGGCTGGTCGCGCCCGACAGGCGGGGGTTCCAGTGGGTGAAGTGGGTGACGCGGGTGGAAGTCAGGTCGGAGTACGACCTCGGCCAGTGGGTGGTGACGCTGGTGAGCGGGTTCGAGTAG
- the metX gene encoding homoserine O-acetyltransferase MetX has product MSTVPTDHGVAALGEFVFECGQSVPDLEVAYETHGEFDGDNVVLVCHALTGSQNVARSPAPERNEGTRGAGQAGQARAWWDDIVGPGKAIDTTKYYVVCANVPGSCYGTTGPASERPADLDLPEEPDHDRWGTAFPPVQVEDWARSQRRLLDHLGVGRLRAVVGGSVGGMNVLEWAKRYPDDVDRVVAIATAGRLDAQCLALDAVARRAIRADPNWNGGNYYGEGRPSPDEGLALARQIGHIMYLSKASMERKFGRRSAGRDSLTREEGDLGLPPEPTAAFFPYREVESYLDYQAEGFSERFDANSYLYLTRAMDEYDLSAGHGTDADALAAFEGEALLMSFTADWHFTVEQSSSLAAAFRDRDVPVAHHVIDSDHGHDAFLVEPEHVGPPLRDFLVEGVGGRAVSDDGGGGGNDSARPERDHAPVHASLFKG; this is encoded by the coding sequence GTGAGCACCGTTCCGACCGACCACGGCGTCGCCGCTCTCGGGGAGTTCGTCTTCGAGTGCGGCCAGTCGGTCCCCGATCTGGAGGTCGCCTACGAGACCCACGGCGAGTTCGACGGCGACAACGTGGTGTTGGTCTGCCACGCGCTCACCGGTAGCCAGAACGTCGCCCGGTCGCCCGCGCCGGAGCGCAACGAGGGGACCCGCGGAGCCGGGCAGGCCGGACAGGCCCGCGCGTGGTGGGACGACATCGTCGGCCCGGGGAAGGCGATAGACACCACGAAGTACTACGTCGTCTGCGCGAACGTTCCCGGTTCCTGTTACGGCACCACGGGGCCGGCGAGCGAGCGCCCAGCCGACCTCGACCTCCCCGAGGAACCCGATCACGACCGGTGGGGGACCGCCTTCCCGCCGGTGCAGGTCGAGGACTGGGCGCGCTCGCAGCGCCGTCTGCTGGACCACCTCGGCGTGGGCCGGCTCCGAGCCGTCGTCGGCGGGAGCGTCGGCGGGATGAACGTCTTGGAGTGGGCGAAGCGCTACCCCGACGACGTCGACCGCGTGGTCGCCATCGCGACCGCCGGTCGCCTCGACGCGCAGTGTCTCGCGCTCGACGCGGTCGCCCGGCGGGCGATCCGCGCGGACCCGAACTGGAACGGGGGCAACTACTACGGCGAGGGCCGCCCCTCGCCGGACGAAGGGCTCGCCTTGGCCCGTCAGATCGGGCACATCATGTACCTCTCGAAGGCGTCGATGGAGCGGAAGTTCGGTCGTCGCTCGGCGGGCCGCGACTCGCTGACCCGCGAGGAGGGAGATTTGGGTCTCCCGCCGGAGCCAACGGCGGCCTTCTTCCCGTACCGCGAGGTGGAGTCGTACCTCGACTATCAGGCGGAGGGGTTCAGCGAGCGGTTCGACGCCAACAGCTACCTCTACCTCACGCGCGCGATGGACGAGTACGACCTCTCCGCCGGCCACGGCACCGACGCCGACGCGCTCGCCGCCTTCGAGGGCGAGGCGCTGTTGATGAGCTTTACCGCCGACTGGCACTTCACCGTCGAGCAGTCGTCGTCGCTTGCGGCCGCCTTCCGCGATCGGGATGTCCCCGTCGCCCACCACGTGATCGACTCCGATCACGGCCACGACGCGTTCCTCGTCGAGCCCGAACATGTCGGCCCGCCGCTGCGTGACTTCCTCGTGGAGGGGGTCGGAGGTCGGGCGGTCTCCGATGACGGCGGCGGTGGGGGTAACGACTCCGCGCGGCCCGAGCGGGACCACGCGCCGGTTCACGCGAGCCTTTTTAAAGGGTAG
- a CDS encoding O-acetylhomoserine aminocarboxypropyltransferase/cysteine synthase family protein, translating into MTRGFNTRSLHAGAEADPATGSRATPIHQTTSFVFDDAETAAEMYALRAEGHIYSRLSNPTVSVLEDRIADLSGGSDAVATGSGMAAFDAITTVLASAGDNVVASSEMYGGTAAYLTSIANRRGVEARLVDTLDDEAYADAIDDDTAFVHVETVANPSLVTPDFERLAEIAHENAVPLVVDNTFATPYLCRPFEHGADIVWESTTKWITGNGTTVGGIVVDGGQFPWDHPDADYDELDGQSPAYPIDFVERFGDAAFGNVARQRGVRPTGGQQSPFDAWQTIQGLNTLPLRMERHCENARTVAEFLQDDDRVDWVTYPGFEDHQSHDNAAKYLDGYGGMVTFGVDGGYEAAKTFCEAVDLTSFLANIGDAKTLVIHPASTTHAQMDETQQRLAGVYPEMLRLSVGIEDADDVIADLDQGLTAGERAATDTEV; encoded by the coding sequence ATGACACGTGGGTTCAACACCCGGAGTCTCCACGCCGGCGCCGAGGCCGACCCGGCGACCGGGTCGCGCGCGACCCCGATCCACCAGACGACCTCGTTCGTCTTCGACGACGCGGAGACGGCGGCGGAGATGTACGCGCTCCGGGCGGAGGGCCACATCTACTCCCGGCTCTCCAACCCGACCGTGAGCGTCCTCGAAGACCGGATCGCCGACCTGTCGGGCGGCTCCGACGCGGTCGCGACCGGCTCGGGGATGGCCGCGTTCGACGCGATAACGACCGTGCTCGCGAGCGCGGGCGACAACGTCGTCGCCAGTTCCGAGATGTACGGCGGCACGGCCGCGTACCTCACCAGCATCGCGAACCGCCGCGGAGTCGAGGCCCGACTCGTCGACACGCTCGACGACGAGGCGTACGCGGACGCGATCGACGACGACACCGCGTTCGTCCACGTCGAAACGGTCGCGAACCCTTCGCTCGTCACGCCCGACTTCGAGCGGCTCGCGGAGATCGCCCACGAGAATGCGGTCCCGCTCGTGGTCGACAACACGTTCGCGACCCCCTACCTCTGTCGGCCGTTCGAGCACGGCGCCGACATCGTTTGGGAGTCGACGACGAAGTGGATCACGGGCAACGGGACGACCGTCGGCGGCATCGTCGTCGACGGCGGCCAGTTCCCGTGGGACCACCCCGACGCCGACTACGACGAACTCGACGGGCAGTCCCCCGCCTACCCGATCGACTTCGTCGAGCGGTTCGGCGACGCCGCCTTCGGCAACGTCGCCCGGCAGCGCGGGGTGCGGCCGACCGGCGGCCAGCAGTCGCCGTTCGACGCGTGGCAGACGATTCAGGGGCTCAACACGCTCCCGCTCCGGATGGAGCGCCACTGCGAGAACGCCCGGACCGTCGCCGAGTTCCTCCAAGACGACGACCGGGTCGATTGGGTGACGTACCCCGGCTTCGAGGACCACCAGAGCCACGACAACGCCGCCAAATACCTCGACGGCTACGGCGGGATGGTCACCTTCGGCGTCGACGGCGGCTACGAGGCCGCCAAGACCTTCTGCGAGGCCGTCGACCTGACGAGCTTCCTCGCGAACATCGGGGACGCGAAGACGCTGGTCATCCACCCGGCCTCGACCACGCATGCGCAGATGGACGAAACGCAACAGCGGCTCGCCGGGGTCTACCCGGAGATGCTCCGGCTCTCCGTCGGAATCGAGGACGCAGACGACGTGATCGCCGACCTCGATCAGGGGCTCACCGCCGGCGAACGCGCCGCGACCGACACGGAGGTGTGA
- a CDS encoding DEAD/DEAH box helicase produces the protein MATEATGIDRPLLVDDFLQRRRYQLQLADAAADEHTLVCLPTGLGKTTVSLLVTAERLHEVGGKALFLAPTKPLVQQHADFYREALSIPDDEIVVFTGDVKPDDRAALWNDARIVIATPQVVENDLVGNRISLRDVTHCTFDECHRATGDYAYVYIAERYHADAADPLVTGMSASPGGDTEEIETVCENLGLSNVEVMTEEDADVDEYTHDTDVQWEQVTLPDEVIAIRDALNEVITDRLEKLKSLGVTNKTSPDLSQRDLNEMRGKLKKMMDNDQSDGYKGMSTHAEVMKLRRATELVETQSVESVRRYFERQREAARSSGASKASQRMVADPKVREAMRKAEAFDGLHPKFSKARILLAETLGINEGERAILFTESRDTAEALVEFLSTSFDVRKFVGQGDKEGSDGMSQKQQQETLDEFKAGDFEVLVSTSVAEEGLDVPEVDLVCFYEPVPTAIRSIQRKGRTGRQAEGKVVVLMAEDTRDEAFFWISRRREKKMASQLAELKEATDDIEETVDDGQAGLDAFAGGSAGNDTKPEADNSAADSDDGGDDDNTDAGLTDFAAEARDGDADGEDNDDDGGDESDGGDESEGDSDDAGEVEASEGDSDDAGVVATAGVDEGVEVVVDQRELDSTIAKDLSTRDGLVTRLETLAVGDYVLSDRVAVERKSAADFVDSMLDSDRSMFEQVGELSRAYARPVMVVEGTNLYGQRDIDPNAIRGALASLAVDFDVSVLRTEGESDTTELLATIAKREQETRDREVSVHGEKTAKTRAEQQEYVVSSIADIGPVTARTLLEHFGTVEAVMTAPEDDLLEVDGVGPVTAERIREVVGSEYE, from the coding sequence ATGGCGACTGAGGCCACCGGCATCGACAGACCCCTGCTCGTCGACGACTTCCTTCAGCGGCGCCGCTACCAGCTCCAGCTCGCGGACGCCGCGGCCGACGAACACACACTCGTCTGTCTCCCGACCGGTCTCGGCAAGACGACGGTCAGCCTGCTCGTCACCGCCGAGCGCCTCCACGAAGTCGGCGGGAAGGCGCTCTTTTTAGCCCCCACAAAACCCCTCGTCCAGCAGCACGCCGACTTCTACCGCGAGGCGCTCTCGATTCCGGACGACGAGATCGTCGTGTTCACCGGCGACGTGAAACCCGACGATCGCGCCGCGCTCTGGAACGACGCCCGGATCGTGATCGCGACTCCGCAGGTCGTCGAGAACGATCTGGTCGGCAACCGGATCTCGCTGCGCGACGTGACCCACTGCACCTTCGACGAGTGTCACCGCGCGACCGGCGACTACGCGTACGTCTACATCGCCGAGCGCTACCACGCCGACGCGGCCGACCCGCTCGTCACCGGGATGTCGGCCTCGCCCGGCGGCGACACCGAGGAGATCGAGACGGTCTGTGAGAACCTCGGGCTCTCGAACGTGGAAGTGATGACCGAGGAGGACGCCGACGTCGACGAGTACACCCACGACACCGACGTGCAGTGGGAGCAGGTCACGCTCCCCGACGAGGTCATCGCGATCCGCGACGCCCTCAACGAGGTGATAACCGACCGACTGGAGAAGCTGAAGTCGCTCGGCGTGACGAACAAGACAAGCCCCGACCTCTCCCAGCGCGACCTCAACGAGATGCGCGGGAAGCTGAAGAAGATGATGGACAACGACCAGTCGGACGGGTACAAAGGGATGTCCACCCACGCCGAGGTGATGAAGCTCCGGCGTGCGACCGAGCTGGTCGAGACCCAGTCGGTCGAATCCGTTCGTCGCTACTTCGAGCGCCAGCGCGAGGCCGCGCGCTCCTCCGGTGCCTCGAAGGCGAGCCAGCGGATGGTCGCGGACCCCAAAGTGCGCGAGGCGATGCGGAAGGCCGAGGCGTTCGACGGGCTCCACCCGAAGTTCTCGAAGGCCCGCATCCTGCTGGCGGAGACGCTCGGGATCAACGAGGGCGAGCGTGCCATTCTGTTCACCGAGTCCCGCGACACCGCGGAGGCGCTCGTGGAGTTCCTCTCGACGAGCTTCGACGTGCGGAAGTTCGTCGGACAGGGCGACAAGGAGGGCTCCGACGGAATGAGCCAGAAACAGCAACAGGAGACGCTCGACGAGTTCAAAGCCGGGGACTTCGAGGTACTCGTCTCCACGAGCGTCGCCGAGGAGGGGCTCGACGTCCCAGAGGTCGATCTCGTCTGTTTCTACGAGCCGGTCCCGACCGCGATCCGCTCGATCCAGCGCAAGGGCCGGACCGGCCGGCAGGCCGAGGGGAAAGTCGTCGTCCTGATGGCAGAAGACACCCGCGACGAGGCGTTCTTCTGGATCTCGCGGCGCCGCGAGAAGAAGATGGCCAGCCAGCTCGCCGAACTGAAGGAAGCGACCGACGACATTGAAGAGACCGTCGACGATGGACAGGCGGGGCTCGACGCGTTCGCCGGGGGATCCGCCGGGAACGACACGAAGCCGGAAGCCGACAATAGCGCGGCAGACAGTGACGATGGCGGCGACGACGACAACACCGACGCCGGACTCACCGACTTCGCGGCGGAGGCGCGAGACGGAGACGCCGATGGGGAGGATAACGATGACGACGGAGGCGACGAGAGCGACGGGGGCGACGAGAGCGAGGGAGACAGCGACGATGCCGGCGAGGTCGAGGCAAGCGAGGGGGACAGCGACGATGCCGGCGTCGTCGCGACCGCTGGCGTCGACGAGGGCGTCGAAGTCGTCGTCGATCAGCGCGAGCTCGACTCCACCATCGCGAAGGACCTCTCGACGCGCGACGGACTCGTCACCCGGCTGGAGACGCTCGCGGTCGGCGACTACGTGCTCTCCGACCGGGTTGCCGTCGAGCGCAAGTCGGCGGCGGACTTCGTCGACTCGATGCTCGACTCCGATCGGTCGATGTTCGAGCAGGTCGGCGAGCTCTCGCGGGCGTACGCCCGCCCCGTGATGGTCGTCGAGGGGACGAACCTCTACGGCCAGCGCGACATCGACCCCAACGCGATTCGCGGCGCGCTCGCGTCGCTCGCGGTCGACTTCGATGTGAGCGTCCTCCGCACCGAGGGCGAGTCGGACACCACCGAACTGCTCGCGACGATCGCCAAGCGCGAGCAGGAGACGCGGGACCGCGAGGTGAGCGTCCACGGCGAGAAGACGGCGAAGACCCGCGCCGAACAGCAGGAGTACGTCGTCTCCTCCATTGCCGACATCGGCCCGGTCACCGCGCGCACGCTTCTCGAACACTTCGGCACCGTCGAGGCCGTGATGACCGCGCCGGAGGACGACCTACTGGAGGTCGACGGGGTCGGCCCGGTGACCGCCGAGCGCATCCGTGAAGTCGTCGGGAGCGAGTACGAGTAA